A DNA window from Streptomyces canus contains the following coding sequences:
- a CDS encoding ABC transporter ATP-binding protein produces MSTAAAEHAPGAVPADGFAARARGLTKAYGSGETAVLALDSVDVDIARGRFTAVMGPSGSGKSTLMHCLAGLDTVSAGQVWLGDTEITGLKERELTRLRRDRIGFMFQSFNLIPTLNAAENITLPMDIAGKKPDEKWLDQVIDTLGLRDRLGHRPSQLSGGQQQRVACARALASRPELIFADEPTGNLDSRAGLEVLGFLREAVDQLGQTVVMVTHDPGAAAHSDVVLFLADGRVVDRMERPTAEAVLERMKRFDVIRSQSQEAPGAGEA; encoded by the coding sequence TTGTCCACAGCTGCTGCCGAGCACGCTCCCGGTGCCGTTCCGGCCGACGGGTTCGCGGCCCGCGCCCGCGGTCTGACCAAGGCGTACGGCTCGGGCGAGACGGCCGTGCTCGCCCTGGACTCGGTGGACGTGGACATCGCGCGTGGCCGCTTCACCGCGGTCATGGGGCCCTCGGGCTCAGGCAAGTCCACGTTGATGCACTGTCTGGCGGGGCTCGACACCGTGTCGGCCGGTCAGGTGTGGCTCGGCGACACCGAGATCACGGGGCTCAAGGAGCGCGAGCTGACCAGGCTGCGCCGGGACCGGATCGGGTTCATGTTCCAGTCGTTCAACCTGATCCCGACACTGAACGCGGCGGAGAACATCACCCTGCCCATGGACATCGCGGGCAAGAAGCCCGACGAGAAGTGGCTGGACCAGGTCATCGACACCCTGGGGCTGCGGGACCGGCTGGGGCACCGGCCGTCGCAGCTCTCGGGCGGTCAGCAACAGCGCGTCGCCTGTGCCCGCGCGCTCGCCTCCCGGCCCGAGCTGATCTTCGCGGACGAGCCGACCGGCAACCTCGACTCACGGGCGGGACTGGAGGTCCTCGGGTTCCTGCGCGAGGCCGTCGACCAGCTCGGTCAGACGGTCGTCATGGTCACCCACGACCCGGGCGCCGCGGCCCACTCGGACGTAGTGCTGTTCCTGGCGGACGGGCGGGTCGTGGACCGCATGGAGCGGCCCACCGCGGAGGCCGTACTGGAACGCATGAAGCGGTTCGACGTGATCCGGAGTCAGTCCCAGGAGGCACCCGGGGCCGGGGAGGCCTGA
- a CDS encoding ABC transporter permease, with amino-acid sequence MLKATLRSFLAHKGRLVLSALAVVLSVAFVSGSLIFSDTLSRTFDRLFASTAPDLTISPKEDLSEAIPSGTTATLPAALADRVSRIEGVATARFDAQDDGITVADSENESVGSTTGAPTIGTDWNPTSRSPVKLTSGHAPHGPSEALLDSETADRKNLHIGDPLTVIAAPGSFKVRIVGIVTFTTTNPGATLLFLDPPTAQAKLLGSSKSATSISIDAAEGVGNDQLKQRVAAALGTGTYEYRTADEQAKSDVDQLGGFLDVIKYVMLGFAGIAVLVGVFLIVNTFSMLIAQRTRELGLLRALGADRRQVRRSVLTEATLLGLVGSTVGLGTGIGLAVGLISLMNAFGMNIRTSEMVIGWGTPVAAYVVGVGVTFVAAYLPARRAAGVSPMAALADAEIAGIGKPLRMRAIVGGVVGAAGAAALVGCVTASRTASAASLLGLGVVLTLLATVIAGPLLVRPVIRVLGGAFPALYGSVGRMSQRNALRNPRRTGATAAALMVGLALVGGMSVASASMSKSFDDQIDKTLGADFVVQNGNFLPFPQEVTEAVRRTEGAGLVVRSRFAPVAVRLPDGKRVETTAAGYDPQLDEVAHITYAQGDTAAALASGHLAMDLDFARDHDVKVGSRVPVEFQGGRRTELTVGALTDQDSADGFGTQGGIYFGLSTLERFAPGGRDSALYVNAASGAGADRLRTALEKTLDPYPQVQVRDLADYKDLVHDQIAVLLYLVYALLGLAIVIAVLGVVNTLALSVVERTREIGLLRAIGLARRQLRRMIRLESVVIAVFGAVLGLALGLVWGVCTQQVLALQGMNALAIPWGTIVAVVVGSAVVGIVAALLPALRASRMNVLAAIAHE; translated from the coding sequence GTGCTGAAGGCTACGCTCCGCAGTTTCCTCGCGCACAAGGGACGGCTGGTGCTCTCCGCGCTGGCCGTGGTGCTGTCCGTGGCGTTCGTCTCGGGCAGCCTGATCTTCTCCGACACGCTGAGCCGCACCTTCGACCGGCTCTTCGCCTCGACCGCACCGGACCTCACGATCAGTCCCAAAGAGGATCTGAGCGAGGCCATCCCGTCCGGGACGACGGCCACCCTGCCCGCCGCGCTCGCGGACCGCGTGTCCCGGATCGAGGGAGTCGCCACCGCGCGCTTCGACGCCCAGGACGACGGGATCACCGTCGCCGACTCCGAGAACGAGTCCGTGGGCTCGACCACCGGCGCCCCCACCATCGGCACCGACTGGAACCCGACCTCGCGCAGCCCCGTGAAACTCACCTCGGGCCACGCCCCGCACGGCCCGTCCGAGGCGTTGCTCGACTCGGAGACCGCCGACCGTAAAAACCTGCACATCGGCGACCCGCTCACCGTGATCGCGGCGCCGGGCTCCTTCAAGGTCCGGATCGTCGGCATCGTCACGTTCACCACCACCAACCCCGGTGCCACGCTGCTGTTCCTCGATCCACCGACCGCGCAGGCCAAGCTGCTCGGTTCCTCGAAGTCCGCCACCAGCATCTCGATCGACGCGGCGGAGGGCGTCGGCAACGACCAGCTCAAGCAGCGCGTGGCCGCCGCGCTCGGGACGGGCACCTACGAGTACCGGACCGCCGACGAGCAGGCGAAGTCGGATGTCGACCAACTGGGCGGATTCCTCGACGTCATCAAGTACGTCATGTTGGGATTCGCCGGGATCGCCGTCCTCGTCGGTGTGTTCCTGATCGTCAACACCTTCTCGATGCTGATCGCCCAACGCACCCGTGAGCTGGGCCTGTTGCGCGCACTGGGTGCCGACCGGCGCCAGGTCCGCCGCTCGGTGCTCACCGAGGCGACCCTGCTCGGACTCGTCGGCTCCACGGTCGGGCTCGGCACGGGTATCGGGCTGGCCGTCGGGCTCATCTCGCTGATGAACGCCTTCGGCATGAACATCCGGACGAGCGAGATGGTCATCGGCTGGGGAACACCCGTGGCGGCGTACGTCGTCGGGGTGGGCGTCACCTTCGTCGCGGCCTATCTCCCGGCCCGGCGCGCGGCCGGCGTCTCCCCCATGGCGGCCCTCGCGGACGCCGAGATCGCCGGGATCGGAAAGCCGCTGCGCATGCGGGCGATCGTGGGCGGGGTCGTCGGCGCGGCGGGCGCGGCCGCGCTGGTGGGCTGTGTCACCGCGTCGAGGACGGCGTCCGCGGCCTCCCTGCTGGGCCTCGGTGTCGTCCTGACGCTCCTCGCCACCGTCATCGCGGGCCCGCTGCTGGTGCGGCCGGTGATCCGGGTACTGGGCGGAGCCTTCCCCGCCCTCTACGGCTCGGTCGGGCGGATGAGCCAGCGCAACGCCCTGCGCAATCCCCGCCGCACCGGCGCCACCGCGGCCGCCCTGATGGTCGGCCTCGCCCTGGTCGGCGGCATGTCCGTGGCCAGCGCCTCGATGTCCAAGTCCTTCGACGATCAGATCGACAAGACGCTGGGCGCCGACTTCGTCGTGCAGAACGGCAACTTCCTGCCGTTCCCGCAGGAGGTCACGGAGGCGGTGCGCAGGACCGAGGGTGCCGGGCTCGTCGTACGGTCGAGGTTCGCACCCGTCGCCGTACGGCTGCCGGACGGCAAGCGCGTCGAGACCACCGCCGCGGGGTACGACCCGCAGCTCGACGAGGTCGCCCACATCACCTACGCGCAGGGCGACACCGCGGCCGCGCTCGCGTCCGGGCACCTGGCCATGGACCTGGACTTCGCGCGCGACCACGACGTCAAGGTCGGCAGCAGGGTCCCGGTCGAGTTCCAGGGCGGCCGCCGGACCGAACTGACCGTGGGCGCCCTCACCGACCAGGACTCCGCGGACGGGTTCGGGACGCAGGGCGGCATCTATTTCGGCCTGTCCACCCTGGAGCGGTTCGCGCCGGGCGGCCGGGACTCCGCGCTGTATGTGAACGCCGCCTCCGGCGCCGGCGCCGACCGGCTGCGCACGGCCCTGGAAAAGACACTCGACCCGTATCCGCAGGTCCAGGTGCGCGACCTCGCCGACTACAAGGACCTGGTCCACGACCAGATCGCCGTCCTGCTCTATCTCGTGTACGCGCTGCTCGGGCTCGCGATCGTCATCGCCGTGCTCGGTGTGGTCAACACCCTCGCCCTGTCGGTCGTGGAGCGCACCCGGGAGATCGGGCTGCTGCGCGCCATCGGGCTCGCCCGGCGTCAGCTACGCCGGATGATCCGGCTGGAGTCGGTGGTGATCGCCGTGTTCGGAGCGGTCCTCGGGCTCGCGCTCGGGCTGGTGTGGGGTGTGTGCACCCAGCAGGTGCTGGCGCTTCAGGGCATGAACGCGCTGGCCATCCCCTGGGGCACCATCGTCGCGGTCGTCGTCGGCTCGGCGGTGGTGGGCATCGTGGCGGCACTGCTGCCGGCCTTGCGTGCATCGCGCATGAACGTACTGGCGGCGATCGCGCACGAGTGA